A genomic segment from Flavobacterium litorale encodes:
- a CDS encoding sulfite exporter TauE/SafE family protein, protein MEFNYIIGYLLAILVGVSLGLIGSGGSILTVPILVYVLAVEPVLATAYSLFIVGTSALVGGVNNAFQKNVYFTIVGAFGIPSLLSAYFVRAFVIPAIPDVLYTSASFTISKSLALMLLFAVVMLLASVRMIRSKAASTDAATSISYVRLALLGVFTGMLSGAVGAGGGFLIIPALVFLAHIPIKKAVGTSLFIVALQSLAGFMGDIFQRDIDWVFLLTFTATAISGIFIGTYLSKKIPGAKLKVAFGWFILTMAFYILIKELFLN, encoded by the coding sequence ATGGAATTTAATTATATTATAGGGTATCTCCTTGCTATTTTGGTTGGTGTTTCGCTTGGGCTTATAGGTAGTGGAGGCTCTATACTTACCGTTCCTATTTTGGTATACGTACTTGCTGTAGAGCCCGTATTGGCAACTGCCTACTCCTTATTTATAGTTGGTACATCGGCATTGGTGGGGGGCGTAAATAATGCGTTCCAAAAAAATGTGTACTTTACCATTGTAGGTGCTTTTGGTATACCATCGTTATTATCGGCCTATTTTGTACGAGCTTTTGTAATTCCAGCTATTCCAGATGTACTTTATACTAGTGCATCTTTTACAATATCAAAGTCCTTAGCATTAATGTTGCTCTTTGCCGTTGTGATGCTGTTAGCATCTGTAAGAATGATACGTTCTAAAGCTGCCAGCACAGATGCTGCAACAAGCATTTCGTACGTACGTTTGGCATTGCTTGGTGTATTTACAGGTATGCTCTCGGGAGCGGTAGGTGCAGGAGGAGGCTTTTTAATAATACCCGCACTGGTTTTTTTAGCACATATACCAATTAAAAAAGCAGTAGGAACATCGTTATTTATAGTTGCCCTACAATCGTTAGCAGGATTTATGGGCGATATTTTTCAGCGTGATATTGATTGGGTGTTCTTACTTACTTTTACAGCAACAGCAATATCGGGTATTTTTATAGGAACCTATTTAAGTAAAAAAATACCAGGTGCTAAATTAAAAGTAGCTTTTGGCTGGTTTATACTTACCATGGCATTTTATATCCTGATAAAAGAATTATTTTTAAACTAA
- a CDS encoding TlpA family protein disulfide reductase, which produces MGNIFKKLFLLSLLFTLMSCDNEDDNYTAYFGGEVISPRSPYVIFSKDKKAIDTIPLDKNNRFFIKFDSLAPGMYSFRHEPEYQYIYFDKNDSIMVSVNAENFDQSLAFSGRGEKKNNFLMELYLLNEADRINSYRVYEKDYKDFIKEIDASYTKRAGFYNKNKKQIDWSEDFDVYAKTRLKFSQYTKKEHYPHLHNRRRDKKINLSLPNNYYSYRDSIDFNNKKLTAFSPFIRYTNAMLNNMAAAKMPKGKYIEDRPLRENIIKLKLADSIFNDEKIKNDILNNIAFSYLLEDQNIHNNKKFLAHYMELSTDNDSENEIMKIGNAIDDLESGNKLPEVALVDTNNNSFDIDNDIDKETVIYFWTTCSRSHLKMVNRKVTRLKKEFPNVNFIAINLDEDPEWKKIVTKTNFDKALQLRATSFQILKDKWVITKLNRTIILNADGTIKNGFTNLMHQNFKKDLGEKLATIEIANKT; this is translated from the coding sequence ATGGGAAATATATTTAAAAAATTATTTTTATTATCGTTGCTGTTTACCCTTATGTCTTGTGATAATGAGGATGATAATTACACTGCTTATTTTGGAGGAGAAGTTATTAGTCCAAGAAGCCCTTACGTTATATTTAGTAAGGATAAGAAGGCTATTGATACAATACCGTTAGACAAAAACAATCGTTTTTTTATAAAATTTGACTCGCTTGCACCTGGTATGTACAGTTTTAGGCATGAGCCCGAGTACCAATATATTTATTTTGATAAAAACGATAGCATAATGGTATCTGTTAACGCTGAAAATTTTGATCAGTCGCTTGCTTTTAGCGGACGTGGTGAGAAAAAGAATAACTTTTTAATGGAGTTATACCTTTTAAATGAGGCTGATAGGATTAATAGCTATAGAGTTTACGAAAAAGATTATAAGGATTTTATTAAAGAAATTGATGCCTCTTACACAAAGCGTGCGGGATTTTATAATAAAAATAAAAAGCAAATTGACTGGAGTGAGGATTTTGATGTATATGCAAAAACACGTTTAAAATTTAGTCAGTACACCAAAAAAGAACATTACCCACATTTGCATAATCGTAGGAGAGATAAAAAAATTAATCTATCATTACCCAATAATTATTATAGCTATAGAGATAGTATTGATTTTAATAATAAAAAACTAACCGCATTTTCTCCGTTTATACGTTATACCAATGCTATGCTAAACAATATGGCAGCAGCAAAAATGCCTAAAGGCAAGTATATTGAAGACAGACCGCTTAGAGAGAACATTATAAAACTAAAGTTAGCCGATTCTATATTCAACGATGAGAAAATTAAAAACGATATACTCAACAATATAGCATTCTCGTACTTGCTTGAGGATCAGAATATACATAATAATAAAAAGTTCTTGGCGCATTACATGGAGTTATCTACAGATAATGATAGTGAGAACGAGATAATGAAAATTGGTAATGCTATAGACGATCTTGAAAGTGGTAACAAGCTACCTGAAGTAGCACTTGTTGATACAAACAATAACTCTTTTGATATTGATAACGATATTGACAAAGAAACTGTTATTTATTTTTGGACTACTTGTTCGCGTTCGCACTTAAAAATGGTAAACAGAAAAGTTACTCGACTAAAAAAGGAATTTCCTAATGTTAATTTTATAGCTATTAATTTGGATGAAGATCCTGAATGGAAAAAAATAGTTACTAAAACCAATTTTGATAAAGCGCTACAACTTCGTGCTACAAGTTTCCAAATACTTAAAGATAAATGGGTAATTACCAAACTAAACCGTACTATTATACTAAATGCCGATGGTACCATAAAAAATGGTTTTACCAATCTTATGCATCAAAACTTTAAAAAAGATTTAGGAGAGAAACTGGCAACAATAGAAATAGCAAATAAGACCTAA
- a CDS encoding ABC-F family ATP-binding cassette domain-containing protein translates to MLTVSNLSVQFGKRILFDEVNTSFTQGNCYGIIGANGAGKSTFLKILAGDIDPTSGHVTLEPGKRMSVLNQNHNMFDEYTVLETVMMGNKTLYKVKKEMDALYLNPDFSDKDAERVGELQVVFEEMNGWNADSDAATLLSNLGITEEFHYTLMGDMDSKLKVRVLLAQALFGNPDVLIMDEPTNDLDFETIAWLENFLANYDNTVIVVSHDRHFLDAVCTHISDIDFGKINQYSGNYTFWYESSQLAAKQRAQQNKKAEDKKKELQEFIMRFSANVAKSKQATSRKKMIEKLKVDDIKPSSRRYPAIIFEQEREAGDQILNISDLSASVEGEVLFKGVDLNMAKGDKVVVFSKDSRATTAFYEILNGNMEPDTGKFDWGITTTQSYLPADNHSFFENDLTLVDWLRQWATTEEERDEVYVRGFLGKMIFSGEEALKTGRVLSGGEKVRCMLSRMMMLRANVLMLDEPTNHLDLESITAFNNSLKNFKGSVLFTTHDHEFAQTVANRVLEITPNGIIDRYMTFDEYLEDDKIKEMRKKMYTV, encoded by the coding sequence ATGCTTACAGTTTCAAATTTATCTGTACAATTTGGTAAACGCATACTTTTTGACGAAGTAAATACCTCGTTCACACAAGGTAACTGCTACGGAATTATTGGTGCCAATGGTGCAGGAAAATCTACTTTTCTTAAAATACTAGCGGGCGATATCGATCCTACATCAGGACACGTAACTCTGGAGCCAGGCAAACGAATGTCGGTACTGAACCAGAACCACAATATGTTTGACGAATATACGGTGTTAGAAACGGTTATGATGGGGAACAAAACCCTGTATAAAGTAAAAAAAGAGATGGATGCGCTATACCTTAATCCTGATTTTTCGGATAAAGATGCTGAAAGGGTAGGAGAGTTACAGGTAGTTTTTGAAGAGATGAATGGTTGGAATGCCGACTCTGATGCTGCTACGTTATTATCCAACTTAGGTATTACTGAGGAGTTCCATTACACCCTAATGGGTGATATGGATAGCAAACTAAAGGTACGTGTGCTATTGGCACAAGCACTTTTTGGTAACCCAGATGTGTTGATAATGGATGAGCCTACCAACGATTTGGATTTTGAAACTATAGCATGGTTAGAGAACTTTTTAGCTAATTACGATAATACAGTTATAGTAGTATCCCACGACCGTCACTTTTTAGATGCCGTATGTACCCATATATCGGATATTGACTTTGGAAAAATAAATCAATATTCAGGTAACTATACGTTTTGGTACGAGTCCAGCCAATTAGCAGCCAAACAACGCGCACAACAAAACAAAAAAGCAGAAGACAAGAAAAAAGAGCTACAAGAGTTTATTATGCGCTTTAGTGCCAACGTAGCAAAATCCAAACAAGCTACCAGTCGTAAAAAAATGATTGAAAAGCTTAAAGTAGATGATATTAAACCCTCTAGCCGACGTTACCCTGCTATTATATTTGAACAGGAACGCGAAGCGGGTGACCAGATATTAAACATATCAGACCTTAGTGCCTCTGTAGAAGGGGAGGTATTATTTAAGGGTGTAGACCTTAATATGGCAAAAGGCGATAAGGTAGTTGTATTCTCTAAAGATTCTCGTGCTACAACCGCTTTTTACGAAATATTAAATGGTAATATGGAGCCTGACACGGGTAAGTTTGATTGGGGTATTACCACAACACAATCGTATCTACCAGCGGATAACCACTCGTTTTTTGAAAACGACCTTACGCTTGTAGATTGGTTGCGCCAATGGGCTACCACAGAGGAAGAGCGCGACGAGGTATATGTACGTGGCTTTTTAGGTAAAATGATATTTAGTGGCGAAGAGGCACTAAAAACAGGTAGAGTACTATCGGGTGGGGAGAAAGTACGTTGTATGCTATCGCGTATGATGATGCTACGCGCCAATGTACTAATGCTCGATGAACCAACCAATCACCTAGATTTGGAGAGTATTACAGCATTTAATAACTCCTTAAAAAACTTTAAAGGTTCGGTACTGTTTACCACACACGACCACGAGTTTGCACAAACCGTTGCCAACCGCGTACTGGAAATTACCCCGAATGGTATCATAGACCGTTACATGACGTTTGATGAATATTTAGAAGACGATAAGATAAAAGAGATGAGGAAGAAGATGTATACTGTGTAA
- a CDS encoding DUF523 domain-containing protein gives MTDKDYLKNLRIPTKENPLRVLSSACLLGQLCGVDGTSNGTYPSVLKLVNYENIKLIPFCPEDFVFGTPRETPDIEGGNGHDVLEGKAKVITETGKDITAKMITASLKMLEIAQQNNVELAILMDVSGACGSQVIYNGSRFSENPIYQIGMGVCAAQLDKHGIKIISQRDYKSLEILYSKIDKNHIIQNDVIDHDEHEWYLDYFKNH, from the coding sequence ATGACAGACAAGGATTATTTAAAAAACCTTAGGATACCAACTAAAGAAAATCCGCTTAGAGTATTATCTAGCGCTTGTTTGTTAGGACAACTTTGTGGAGTGGATGGTACTAGTAACGGAACTTACCCAAGTGTACTAAAGCTAGTTAATTACGAGAATATTAAGCTAATACCATTTTGTCCTGAAGATTTTGTTTTTGGTACACCTAGAGAAACACCCGACATTGAAGGTGGAAATGGGCACGATGTGCTTGAAGGTAAGGCAAAAGTTATTACAGAAACAGGAAAAGATATAACTGCCAAAATGATAACAGCATCGTTAAAAATGCTGGAAATTGCCCAACAAAATAATGTAGAATTAGCGATACTAATGGATGTTAGTGGCGCTTGTGGAAGCCAAGTAATTTATAACGGCTCAAGATTTTCAGAAAATCCAATCTACCAAATTGGTATGGGAGTTTGCGCCGCTCAGCTAGACAAACACGGAATAAAAATAATCAGTCAAAGAGATTATAAATCGTTAGAAATTCTTTATTCTAAAATTGATAAAAATCATATCATTCAAAATGATGTAATAGATCATGATGAACACGAATGGTATCTTGATTATTTTAAAAATCATTAA
- the pyrR gene encoding bifunctional pyr operon transcriptional regulator/uracil phosphoribosyltransferase PyrR, with protein sequence MSQKILLTSHEVNIILHRLACQLIENHLDFKDTILIGLQPRGSYVAQRMKQLLEQEYNVPEVPLGFLDITFFRDDFRRSDKPLEANKTQIDFLVENKNIVFIDDVLYTGRSIRSALTAIQSFGRPASIELLVLIDRRFSRHLPIQPDYRGRQVDAINNEKVKVTWKENEGEDSVYLT encoded by the coding sequence ATGAGCCAGAAAATATTGCTTACTTCACACGAAGTCAATATCATACTACATCGTTTGGCGTGCCAGTTAATAGAAAATCATCTCGATTTTAAAGATACTATATTAATAGGATTACAACCTAGAGGAAGTTATGTAGCCCAGCGCATGAAACAGTTATTGGAGCAAGAATACAACGTGCCAGAAGTACCGCTTGGTTTTTTAGATATTACTTTTTTTAGAGACGATTTCCGCCGATCGGATAAACCTTTAGAAGCCAATAAAACCCAAATAGACTTTTTAGTAGAAAACAAAAATATTGTTTTTATAGACGATGTGTTGTATACAGGGCGCAGCATACGCTCGGCACTTACAGCCATACAATCGTTTGGGCGACCTGCTTCTATAGAGTTATTAGTATTAATAGACCGTCGTTTTAGCCGACACTTGCCCATACAACCTGATTATAGGGGACGTCAGGTAGATGCCATAAACAATGAAAAAGTAAAGGTTACCTGGAAAGAGAATGAAGGAGAAGATAGTGTTTACTTAACTTAA
- a CDS encoding aspartate carbamoyltransferase catalytic subunit — MKELSVNHLLGIKYITESDIDLIFETADQFKEVINRPIKKVPSLRDITIANIFFENSTRTKLSFELAQKRLSADVVSFSAAQSSVKKGETLIDTVNNILAMKVDMVVIRHSYPGAAHFLSKNVGASIINAGDGAHEHPTQALLDSYTIRERLGTLKGKKVVIVGDILHSRVALSNIFALQLQGAEVKVCGPKTLMPKHIESLDVKVESNLRKALEWCDVANMLRVQNERLDVNYFPSTREYAQQYGVDKALLDSLDKEIVVMHPGPINRGVEITSDVADSQQSVILDQVENGVAVRMAVTYLLASKIK, encoded by the coding sequence ATGAAAGAATTAAGTGTTAATCATCTGCTTGGCATAAAATATATCACAGAAAGTGATATTGACCTTATTTTTGAAACTGCCGACCAGTTTAAAGAAGTAATTAACCGCCCCATAAAAAAAGTACCTTCGTTACGCGATATTACCATTGCAAATATATTTTTTGAGAACAGTACGCGTACTAAACTATCGTTTGAGTTAGCGCAAAAACGTTTGTCTGCCGATGTAGTTAGTTTTTCAGCAGCACAATCGTCCGTTAAAAAAGGCGAAACCCTTATTGATACGGTAAATAACATCCTAGCCATGAAGGTAGATATGGTTGTTATACGCCACTCATATCCTGGTGCAGCCCATTTTTTATCCAAAAATGTAGGTGCTAGTATTATTAATGCAGGCGATGGTGCCCATGAGCATCCCACACAGGCATTACTAGACTCGTACACCATTCGTGAGCGCTTAGGTACACTAAAAGGTAAAAAAGTAGTAATAGTAGGCGATATTTTACACTCGCGTGTGGCACTATCCAATATTTTTGCATTGCAATTGCAAGGTGCAGAAGTTAAGGTTTGCGGACCAAAAACATTGATGCCCAAACACATAGAATCGTTAGATGTAAAAGTAGAATCGAACCTGCGTAAAGCACTAGAATGGTGTGATGTTGCCAATATGCTCCGTGTACAAAACGAACGGCTGGATGTTAATTATTTCCCTTCAACACGAGAGTATGCACAACAATACGGGGTAGATAAGGCACTTTTAGATTCGTTGGATAAAGAAATAGTAGTAATGCACCCCGGACCTATAAACAGAGGGGTAGAGATAACAAGTGATGTAGCCGACTCGCAACAATCGGTAATACTTGACCAAGTAGAAAATGGAGTAGCGGTACGTATGGCAGTTACCTATTTGTTAGCCTCTAAAATAAAATAG
- a CDS encoding ribonuclease Z translates to MKVEEKGHTVTIKDTQGDTAAFLDKITANYNTFKEHNIIIDLTKHENVTLQEVTSFLTLSNKHRIAKKSFVIAVNDFDFNDAPDEMTVVPTLLEAHDIIEMEEIERDLGF, encoded by the coding sequence ATGAAAGTAGAAGAAAAAGGACATACGGTAACTATTAAGGATACACAAGGCGATACTGCTGCTTTTTTAGATAAAATAACAGCTAATTATAATACTTTTAAAGAGCATAATATAATCATCGATCTTACAAAACACGAAAATGTTACTTTGCAAGAAGTAACGTCTTTCCTAACCTTATCCAACAAACATCGTATTGCTAAAAAATCGTTTGTAATTGCAGTAAATGATTTTGATTTTAACGATGCCCCTGATGAGATGACGGTTGTACCCACATTACTTGAGGCACACGATATTATAGAGATGGAGGAGATAGAGCGTGATTTAGGCTTTTAA
- a CDS encoding ribonuclease Z, protein MNLTILGCYAATPRSMTNPTAQVLEIKNRMFLIDCGEGTQVQLRKNKLRFSKINHIFISHLHGDHFFGLIGLISTFSLLNRHNDLHVYGPKGIKEIILLQLKLSNSWTGYNLYFHELTSNEPEIIFEDDRVTVTTIPLQHRVYTNGFLFKEKPNDRKLNIDVVREYGIETCYYQKIKSGYDIILDDGRTIPNEALTFDPPAPKSYAFCSDTMYNEAILPIINNVDVLYHESTFLETEAHLCERTMHTTAKQAATIAKQANAKKLILGHFSTRYGNTDKFKEEATTIFNNVVLADDGKVFELDK, encoded by the coding sequence ATGAATTTAACCATACTAGGCTGTTATGCGGCAACACCTCGATCGATGACTAATCCTACCGCACAGGTATTGGAAATTAAAAACCGAATGTTTCTTATTGATTGTGGCGAGGGTACACAAGTACAACTCCGCAAAAACAAACTCCGTTTTTCTAAAATAAACCATATTTTCATATCGCACCTGCACGGCGACCATTTTTTCGGACTTATAGGCTTAATATCTACATTTTCCCTACTCAACAGGCATAACGATTTGCATGTGTATGGTCCGAAAGGCATAAAAGAAATAATTTTACTACAACTCAAACTGTCCAATTCTTGGACAGGGTATAACCTATATTTTCACGAATTAACATCTAACGAACCCGAAATAATATTTGAGGACGATAGGGTTACCGTTACTACTATACCACTACAACACAGGGTATACACCAATGGTTTTTTATTTAAAGAGAAGCCAAACGACAGAAAATTGAATATAGATGTAGTGCGTGAATATGGTATAGAAACGTGCTACTATCAAAAAATAAAATCAGGGTATGATATTATTTTGGATGATGGCAGAACTATACCGAACGAGGCATTAACTTTTGACCCACCTGCACCAAAAAGCTACGCATTTTGTTCTGACACTATGTATAACGAAGCAATACTACCTATAATAAACAATGTGGATGTACTCTATCATGAAAGTACATTTTTAGAGACCGAAGCCCATTTGTGCGAGCGTACTATGCATACCACAGCCAAGCAGGCAGCTACCATTGCCAAGCAGGCAAATGCCAAAAAGTTAATACTGGGGCATTTTTCTACGCGCTATGGTAATACCGATAAATTTAAAGAAGAAGCCACCACTATTTTTAATAACGTAGTACTTGCTGATGATGGTAAAGTATTTGAACTTGATAAATAA
- the pdxH gene encoding pyridoxamine 5'-phosphate oxidase translates to MKDLSNYRKSYEKSELKEGSLPEDPITLFRDWFTEAEAFDSTAEVNAMTIATIGQDGYPKARTVLLKQFTYEGFIFYTNYESEKGKAIAANPNVCLTFFWHELERQVIIKGKAEKIAPNLSDGYFESRPIGSRLGAVVSPQSQVIPSRDYLDEKLRLLEKEYESKELTRPAYWGGYIVKPIAVEFWQGRANRLHDRMRYALQEDYNWKLERLAP, encoded by the coding sequence ATGAAAGACCTTAGTAATTATAGAAAATCGTACGAAAAAAGCGAACTTAAAGAGGGTAGTTTACCCGAGGACCCGATAACGCTTTTTAGGGATTGGTTTACTGAAGCAGAGGCTTTTGATAGTACTGCCGAAGTAAATGCCATGACAATAGCTACAATAGGGCAGGATGGTTACCCAAAAGCACGTACTGTGCTGTTAAAACAATTTACATACGAAGGTTTTATATTTTATACCAATTACGAATCGGAAAAAGGAAAAGCAATAGCAGCAAACCCTAATGTATGCCTCACTTTTTTTTGGCATGAGCTAGAGCGCCAAGTAATTATAAAAGGCAAAGCAGAAAAAATAGCCCCAAACCTATCAGACGGTTATTTTGAAAGCAGACCTATAGGCAGTAGGTTAGGCGCGGTAGTATCGCCGCAAAGCCAAGTAATACCCTCACGAGATTATTTAGACGAAAAACTTCGGTTGTTAGAAAAGGAATATGAAAGTAAAGAACTTACCCGACCAGCTTATTGGGGTGGCTATATTGTAAAACCAATAGCGGTAGAATTTTGGCAGGGCAGAGCCAACAGATTGCACGACAGGATGCGTTACGCACTGCAAGAGGATTACAATTGGAAGCTAGAAAGGCTTGCACCATAA
- a CDS encoding SixA phosphatase family protein: protein MKKLILIRHAKSSWDAPLIDKDRPLSKRGINDAHLVAANIEHYLPDSYIVWCSTAQRTKNTAYIFAETLSIPQDTIIFKDELYTFDEIALEKAIKACDNQYDNLILFGHNDAITNFVNTFGNIVVDNVPTTGFVYITFQENEWKNIQKGTTEKLLFPRDLKKYDSPLTSKPIY from the coding sequence ATGAAAAAATTAATCCTAATACGTCACGCAAAGTCCAGTTGGGATGCTCCTTTGATAGATAAGGACAGACCCCTCTCTAAAAGGGGGATTAATGATGCCCACCTTGTGGCAGCTAATATAGAGCATTACCTACCCGACTCGTACATAGTGTGGTGCAGCACAGCACAACGTACTAAAAACACAGCCTATATATTTGCCGAAACACTATCCATACCACAGGATACCATTATTTTTAAGGATGAGCTGTATACGTTTGATGAAATAGCTTTGGAAAAGGCTATTAAAGCTTGCGATAACCAATATGATAACTTAATTCTTTTTGGACATAATGATGCAATTACTAATTTTGTGAATACCTTTGGAAACATCGTTGTAGACAATGTGCCTACAACAGGTTTTGTGTACATAACATTCCAAGAAAACGAATGGAAAAACATACAAAAAGGAACAACAGAAAAGCTATTATTTCCAAGAGATTTAAAGAAATATGATTCACCACTCACCAGTAAACCGATATATTGA
- the ppk1 gene encoding polyphosphate kinase 1: MIHHSPVNRYIDREKSWLAFNARVLQEAADENVPLLERLRFLGIFSNNLDEFFRVRYAAIRRLSLEGKTGEKLLGGTTADTLLKEITEIVINQQTESLRILSIIETALEKEHVYIINESEVTKEQGIFIKDFFIQKVSPELVTIILNDLDEFPLLRDTSGYLAVKLVVRSKYSDNEADKAKTQVRYAIIEMPKNINRFVVLPSNNDSKHIILLDDVIRYNLHNIFSIFKYETVAAHMIKITRDAELEIDSDQSKSLMEKISKGVLERRVGEPVRFVYDQSIEEDTLAFFLNHMGIDSTDSIIPGGRYHNRRDYMNFPMLGKDDLVYKKNYPLPVNGLSLEGSIVQKIKKKDYLLYAPYQSFAYVIKFLREAALDPKVISIKITLYRLAKNSQIISSLINAAKNGKKVTVQIELQARFDEANNISYSEAMQREGINLIFGVKGLKVHSKVCVVERVEQKKVKRYGFISTGNFNEATAKIYTDVTLFTSHQQIMKEVNKIFDFFEVNYRINRYKHLLVSPQYSRTRFNKLIDREILNAIAGKEAYIKLKMNSLTDFKMIDKLYEASREGVKIQLIIRGICCLIPGVKDMSENIEAISIVDNYLEHTRLYIFANAGKPDVYISSADFMTRNLDARVEVTCPIYDEEIKQELIDTFEIGWKGNVKARLHSEALDNQYRESTSAKVFRAQLETYNYYRNKLEVIYEQL, translated from the coding sequence ATGATTCACCACTCACCAGTAAACCGATATATTGACAGAGAAAAAAGTTGGCTAGCGTTTAATGCCAGAGTATTGCAAGAAGCAGCTGACGAAAATGTGCCATTACTGGAGAGACTTCGGTTTCTGGGTATATTTTCTAATAACCTAGACGAATTTTTTAGAGTACGCTATGCAGCCATCCGTAGGTTAAGCCTTGAGGGCAAAACAGGCGAAAAGCTTTTGGGGGGTACTACTGCCGATACGTTGCTAAAAGAAATCACGGAAATTGTAATTAATCAGCAAACCGAAAGCCTTCGTATACTTAGTATAATAGAAACGGCACTTGAAAAAGAACACGTTTACATTATAAACGAATCGGAGGTAACCAAAGAGCAAGGCATTTTTATAAAGGACTTTTTTATACAAAAAGTAAGCCCCGAACTTGTTACTATTATACTTAACGATTTGGATGAATTCCCGCTGTTGCGCGATACATCGGGTTACCTTGCTGTTAAACTTGTAGTCCGTTCCAAATACAGCGATAACGAGGCTGATAAAGCAAAAACACAAGTACGTTATGCTATAATAGAAATGCCCAAAAACATTAACCGTTTCGTGGTATTACCCTCTAACAACGATAGCAAACACATTATTTTGTTAGACGATGTTATACGCTATAACTTACATAACATATTTAGTATATTTAAATACGAAACAGTTGCTGCACACATGATTAAAATAACCCGTGATGCAGAGTTGGAAATAGATAGCGACCAAAGCAAGAGCCTTATGGAAAAGATATCCAAAGGGGTTTTAGAGCGTCGTGTAGGTGAGCCTGTTCGTTTCGTATACGATCAATCTATAGAAGAAGATACACTTGCTTTTTTCCTAAACCATATGGGTATCGACTCTACCGATAGTATAATTCCAGGAGGAAGGTACCATAACCGTAGGGATTACATGAATTTCCCGATGCTCGGTAAAGATGATTTAGTATATAAAAAGAATTATCCGCTACCCGTAAATGGGCTAAGTTTAGAAGGAAGCATCGTACAAAAAATAAAAAAGAAAGATTATTTATTATACGCACCCTACCAGTCGTTTGCATACGTTATTAAATTTTTACGTGAAGCGGCATTAGACCCAAAGGTTATTTCAATAAAAATAACGCTGTATAGGCTCGCAAAAAATTCGCAGATAATAAGTTCCCTTATCAATGCTGCTAAAAATGGTAAAAAAGTAACGGTACAAATAGAGCTACAAGCCCGTTTTGACGAAGCTAACAATATATCGTATTCCGAAGCAATGCAACGCGAAGGCATCAACCTCATTTTTGGTGTAAAGGGACTAAAAGTACACAGCAAAGTTTGTGTGGTAGAGCGTGTAGAGCAGAAAAAGGTAAAACGATACGGGTTTATCTCTACAGGTAATTTTAACGAAGCTACAGCAAAAATATATACCGATGTAACGTTGTTTACAAGCCATCAGCAAATTATGAAGGAAGTCAATAAAATATTCGACTTTTTCGAGGTTAACTACCGCATCAACCGCTACAAACACTTATTAGTATCGCCCCAATACTCTCGTACCCGATTTAATAAATTAATAGATAGGGAAATACTCAATGCTATTGCGGGTAAAGAAGCTTACATCAAGTTAAAAATGAACAGCCTTACCGACTTTAAGATGATAGATAAGTTGTACGAGGCAAGTAGGGAAGGGGTAAAAATTCAGCTTATTATTAGAGGAATATGCTGCCTTATACCAGGTGTTAAGGATATGAGCGAGAACATAGAAGCAATAAGTATTGTAGATAATTATTTGGAACACACAAGGCTTTATATTTTTGCCAACGCAGGTAAGCCCGATGTATATATATCGTCGGCTGATTTTATGACGCGTAACCTTGATGCCAGAGTTGAGGTAACGTGCCCTATTTACGATGAGGAAATTAAGCAAGAGCTTATAGATACTTTTGAGATTGGCTGGAAGGGGAATGTAAAAGCCCGATTGCACTCGGAGGCATTAGACAATCAATATCGAGAAAGTACTAGCGCTAAAGTGTTCAGAGCACAGCTCGAAACATACAATTACTATCGTAATAAGCTAGAAGTTATTTACGAACAATTATAA